The genomic window ACGATCTGAACCGGAACCCGGAACTGCCTTTCGACGACGATACGTTCGATGCGGTGATCAACACGGTTTCCGTGGACTACATGACCAGACCCTTCGAGGTATTTGCCCAAGTCGGAAGAATCCTCAAGCGGGGAGGGCTCTTTCTGGTCGTTTTTTCCAACCGGTTCTTTCCCCAGAAAGCCACGAAGCTGTGGCGGGATTCCAAGGAAGGGGCGCGGGTGGTTCTCGTCAAGGATTTCTTTCGGAGCGTGCCGGTCTTCGATTTCCCGGAAGATTTCCTGTCCGCGGGCAAGCCGCGCCCCAAGGATGACAAGTACGCGCACCTGGGCATTCCGAGCGATCCGATTTACGCCGTTTATGCCAGGAAAAAAGAATCCTGATGCGGGGTCCCGCCTTTGCGGGCTAAAGACCGCCCAAATTCGCGAGGGCGTCGTGCATCGGGCGGATATGGCTTTACCGCGAATGGGCCGCGGGCGGAAGACGCCCCCGGTTCACGGGGGCCTGCCCGCTCAGTTGACCGTCTGCTCCTCTTCTTCGTCCGGGGACAGATCCTGGACGGTCCAGCTCATTCCTTCCCCGCGCAGAAAGAGCCGGCCGTCCTTGCCCACCGCGAGGGGGTAGCGGTATTTTCTCCGGTATTCCAGAATGAAGCTGCCGTCGTAGAGTCTTGCCGTGACGACCTCCCCGTTGGGCAGCCGGTATTTCTGTCCGTCGACCAGTTCGACCATGAGTCAGACTCCTTTCCCGATTTTCCTCGTGCGTGTGAAATGCTGCAAGCTCTCTGGTTCCATTTGGGGGTCCGAGCGAGCCGACTCATGCCGGCTTGCGTTCAAGACGGCAACATCGGGGGAAAGAACAACGCCCCGCCCTGCGATTGCGCGGTTCCTGCAAGGGATGAGGCTCTTGCCCGCCCGAGTCATCTCCCGCCGGGCAGGTGTTGTGCAATCTTGAACGTACCTCACTATGAACATGAATCGGTATCACAGGGTGATGGACACCACGCGGTACATGCGCACGCCGGCGGGAGTGTAGACGAGCACTTCCTCCCCTTCCCGCCTCCCCACAAGATGACGCCCGACGGGCGAGTCGATGGAAAGCTTGCCGTCGACGACATTGGATTCGTAAGGGCCGACAAGCTGATAGCGCTGCGTTTCGCCGGTTTCGATGTTCTGAATGACGACGATCGTCCCGAACTCGGCCTGTTTGAAAAAGAACTTGCGGCCCACGACGATTTCGCACGACGCCAGTTTTCGCTCGAGGTCCTGAATTTTCTTCTGGAGCACCATGTGCCGTTCGCGGGCCAGCATGTACTGCTGGTTTTCGATCTTGATTCCTCCGGTTCGCGCCTCCTGGAGCTCTTCGATCACCTCAGGGCGAACCACGTGCCGCAGAAAGAAAAGTTCCCTCAGGAGGCGATGATAGCCAAGGCGGGTAATGGGTACTTTCATGGCGGCATGCGCTAATCCCTGAAGAACCCCTCCGGGATTTCTCCTTTTTCCCGCCTGGCCTTGAACAGCGAAACGCCGATGACCGTCTTGCCGTCCTGAATGAGACCACGCAGAATCAAGTCCTGAACACGATCCAAGCCCACGATTTCCACCTTGGAAATCTCGTCTTCATCCCATTTGCCGGTGATGCGTCGCAGGCCCGAAGCGGCGTAAAGGCGTATGACCTCGTTCGAGTATCCAATGGCCGGGTAATACTCGAAAATCGGCAGAATGCGGGCCGCCTCGTACCCGGTTTCTTCCCGCAGTTCCCGCGCGGCGCACGCTTCGAGCTCTTCCCCGGGGTCCGCCTTCCCGGCCGGAATCTCCAGGGTTTCCTTGCCGATGGCGTAACGCCACTGCCGGACCATCAGGATGCGCTCGGCATCGAGGAAAGGCACAACGGCCGCGGCTTCGGGGTGATCGATCTTGATCCGTTCCGTGAGCCTGCCCGTGCGCAACCGAACGACATCGAGCTGAGCGCTGAAATGGCTCGCGAAAATCATGCTGAGCGTCTTGATCTTTTCTTCCATAATTAACCCGCAGATGATGATGGAAACATCCCGTTGCGCCGTCGGCGCGTCCCGCGAGAGTATTTTCGCTGAATCGGTTTCCATTCTCAATGAAAATCACAGGGCGGGAGCGCCGACGGCGGCTTCAACGTTTTTCGACCGAAGCGCCACGGACTGTGAAACGGTCCGACGCACCCGGCCCTCTGCAATGCCCGCCAAAGGCAGGGACGCCCACCGTCTTTTCCGGCCGTTGCCCGGATTGCCGGGAGGCGAAACGATCTACTCGTTCGAGGCGGGTCTTTGCTCGATCCGCTCAGCCGCCTCCAATTCCGCCGGGGCGGTTTTGGACGGAACCTGCGGAACCGGCGACTCCTCGTCGGTTGCTTTCTTGAAATTCCTGATTCCTTTTCCCAGGGACTTTCCGATGTCGGGAAGCTTCCCCGGGCCGAAAACGACCGCAACCACCGCCAGGATGACGGCCAACTCCGGCAGGCTGAACATGCATTCCCCCTCTGCAATACGGTTCCGGACGGAATGTGCCCGGTCGATTAAGGCGTCCTCTGTCGCGCTGACGGACGAGGCCAACCGCAAAACTCCCCCCGCGTGCCTTCCGCGCCCATTATAAACGCTCGGCGCGTTTTTGGACAGTGCCGGCTCTATTTTACGGCAAAGGGACCGTTCGTCTGCAATGCCGCGGTGGGGATCGTTTGCCGGACTGCACCCGGTCGCGGCAGTTCGCCGAGGCAACCTCCGGCCTCTTCTGCTATAATGAAAAACAGTGGAGGCGGGACCCGGGTGAAGCGCGCTTCGACTTGCGGCGCGCCTGCCTTGCGGGCCACACGGGGGAATACGGCTCGAGAGGAGGGGAAAAATGGCGGAGAAGAAAATGCAGCCGATCAAGCTGTCCCATCCGAGGACGAGAGGTTCGGTTTCCATCGAGGAGGCTCTGCTCAAGAGGAGATCGGTCCGAAGCTACACGGGGGTGCCGCTTTCCATCGAGGATCTGTCCCAGTTGCTCTGGGCGGCACAGGGAATGAGCCACCCCAGGGGGTATCGTACCGCTCCGTCGGCGGGAGCGCTGTATCCGCTTGAGCTTCTCGTCGCGGCGGGGCGTGTCGGAGCCCTGTCTCCGGGTGTCTACCGGTACGATCCGCATCGCCATGAAATCGTGCTCCACCGTGAGGGCGACAGGCGCGCAAATCTGCGCCGTGCATCCTTGGATCAGTCTGCGGTGGGGAATGCCCCGGCCGTGCTGATATTCTGTGCCGTTTATGAAAGGACGACGCGCAAATATGGAGAACGCGGAGTCAGGTATGCGATGATGGAAGCCGGGCATGCAGCTCAGAACGTGCATTTGCAGGTGGTGAGCCTGGGCCTTGGAACGGTGTTGATCGGAGCGTTTCGGGATGACCAGGTGAAAAGCGTGCTGGAGCTCGGCGGGAATGAGGAGCCGCTTTACCTGATGCCGGTCGGCAAATGACGGCGGTCGCGGGATTGGGTGTTCCTTGCTCGCGAGGCGCCCGCGGGCGGGAAACAGGGCTTTCGCGGTCTCTATGGCGGGTGCTCCCTGCGCGCGAGGCGCCCGCGCCACGGGCCTCCACGTGCGACGAGTCACGGGCGGGTGCTCCCTGCGCGCGAGGCGCCCGCCCGGTCCGAGCGGACACAGCCCGTTCGGGCGGGAGCTCGAGTGGACGGAATGCTTTTGGACGGTGCGGGCGGGCGATCCCTGGGAAAACGGTTGATGCTTTTCTGGAGTCGGTCGGCGACACTTTTCGACGGCCTGCCTTGAACACCGCGGGAGAGACATGAGATACAAACCGAGAGAGCTGATGAACGGGTTGACGCATTGCATTGCGGCTCTGCTTGCCGTGGCGGGACTGGTGGTGCTCATGCTCCGAGCCGTCGATCCTCCCAGGCCGCTGCACCTGCTCTCCTTCTTCGTGTTCGGAACGGCTCTGATCCTGCTCTACCTGACAAGCACCGCGTACCACTGGGCGCAGTGCTCGGTCAAGGGACTCCAGAGGCTGCGACGACTCGATCACATCATGATATTCGTGGTGATAGCGGCAACCTATACCCCGATCTGTCTCATCCCTTTACGCGGCCCCTGGGGATGGACGCTCTTCGGCGGTATCTGGGCTCTGGCCTGTGCGGGAGTGCTGATGAAAATGGTTTGGCTGCAGACTCCGCGTTGGCTCTCCACGACGGTGTACGTCGCCATGGGCTGGCTTGCGGTGGTCGCGGTTTATCCCCTGTACCGCGCGCTGCAGCCTGCCGCTTTTGCCTGGCTCGTGGCGGGCGGACTGTTCTACACGGCGGGAGCCCTGGTCTATGCCCTGAAGAAACCCGATCCGTGGCCCAGGGCGTTCGGGTTCCACGAGCTTTTTCACGTTCTGGTGGTGATGGGGAGCTTTTCCCACTTCTGGGTTCTATACGAATATGTCGTTCGAATCGACTGAGGCCTCGCTGCGTCCGTTCTTTGGCGGCGGGACGCAGAGGAACGTCGTTCGTGCCGCCGACGACCTGGTGATCCATGTTGCCTCGAAGGTGACCGGAGAGACACGGAAGGGGGGAGGGGCAAGTGATTTTACCCGCGATCGGACCTCCTGATTGACCCCCAGCAAAGTCTAATGCACCACCGGCATAATTCCGATAAGGTTTTGTGGAAATGTGTGACGAGACCGGAGCCTCTTTCTTTTCCGCATCCCGGGAGAGGAAATGCCGGCATGGGCCTTCCGGTTCATGCCGGTTTTGACGAAGCGGAGCTTCACCGATAAGGTTCAGACGTCCGTTGCCCTTTTCCGGACAATGAAAAACGACACGCCCGGCGGTCCGCAATGGATTGCCCCCTCCCTGGAAGGAAACGCCGTGAAGGTTTCGATGGAATCGCCGGAAGACGCAATGAGTGAATGCAGCAGCCTTCGGGAACGGGTGAGGGAACTGGAGTCCGCGGAAAATCCATTCCGGACGGCACTGGAAGATCACGATGAGCTGATTGTTCGTTTCCGGCCCGATTTCACGCTCGTGTATGCAAACCAGGCCTATTGCCGACATCTTGCCGATACCGAAGCGCCGTGCGTGGGAGGGAATTTCCTGGACTGCGTCAATCCGGCCGACCACGATCGGGTCAGGGAGGAAATCGGTTCGCTGGTCCCGGATGGTCCCGTCAAGACCGTCGAACACGGAGTGCTCCTCGGAGGCAGAGAGGTTCGTTTATCCCGATGGGTCTATCGCGCCATGATCGGTGAACGGACCGACGTGATCGAATACCTCGGCATGAGTTGTGTCCAGGGAGAACGGATAGCCCACCCCGGGCCATGGAACGAATACCGCTTTCTTGCGGAGAAGACCGGCAACGCGGCGTATCGGCTCAGATGCGATTCCCGGACCTACGATCACCTCGGTCCCGCCATTACGAGGCTTACCGGGTACCCGTTGGACGAGTTCGACGTATCGAAGTTTTCCGAGCTGATCGAGAAGATTGAAATTCCGGGGGAAGAGGACGTCACGCCGGATACCCTGATCGGGTTTCGGAAGGAAGGAAGAACGGGAGAATACAGGGCCGATTACCTGATCCGGACCCGACTGGGGGAACGCAAATGGGTGAGGGATCATTCCTTCCCCTGGTACGACGAGTCGGGAGGCCTTGTGGGCTCCGTCGGCATCCTATCGGACGTGACGGAATGCAAGCGGGCGGAGGAGGCGTTGCAGGAAAGCGAGGAACGGTTCAGAAACATGGCCGGCCTCTCTCCGTTCCCTATTGCCATCGTCGACCGGAATGGAAAGATCATTTACCTCAACCAGAGGTTCGTCGATCTGTTCGGGTACACTGCAAGCGACATCCCGACGCTGTGGGACTGGTTCAACCAGGCTTGTCCGGACCCCGGGGAAAGCCGGACGATCATCGAAAGGATACGGTCGGACCTGCAAGCCGCATCGAAATACGAGGTCATCAGCCACGAGCACAGGGTTCGGTGCAAGGATGGTTCGAGCCGGGAAATCCGATTCCGCCTGGTGTCCATGGAAAACGGCGATAAGTTCGTCACCTGCGAAGACCTGACCGAGCATATGAAGATCCAGGAGGAACGCATCAAGGCCAGCAAGCTGGAATCCATCGGCGTTCTTGCGGGTGGTATTGCACATGATTTCAATAATATCCTGACAGCCATCATCGGCAATATTTCACTGGCAAAATTGTACGGCGGGCAGGGCGGCAGGGTCTCCGAGAAGTTGACGGAGGCCGAGCGGGCATGCATGCGCGCGAAGAACCTCACGCAGCAGTTGCTGACCTTCTCGAAAGGCGGGGAGCCCATAAAAAAGGTAATCGACGTCTCCGATTTCCTCCATGAAGCGGTGCATTTTGTCCTGACCGGCTCGAATGTCCGGAGCGTCTTCTTTCTTCCCGACGACCTTTGGCCCGTTCAGTGCGATGAAGGCCAGATGGGGCAGGTGATCAACAACCTGATCATCAATGCCAAGCAGGCCATGCCTGACGGAGGTACAATCGAGATATCCGCCGAGAACGTCATCCTCAACGCCGGGGATCAGGCTCTGCCGCTCAAGCCGGGCCGATACTTGCGGATCGGAGTGAAAGATTACGGGCATGGGATACCGGAAGAGGCACTGACGCGCATTTTCGATCCCTACTTCACGACCAAGCTCAAGGGAAGCGGTCTTGGGCTTGCCACTGCCTATTCCATCATCAAGAAGCACGAGGGATACATCCAGGTCGAGTCGCGAGTCGGAGAAGGGGCCGCATTTCACATCTATCTGCCTGTGGCGGGATGGTCTCTGCGGGAGCACGACAAAATGGGCGACGACACACTTCGCGGACGGGGCCGGGTCCTCGTCATGGATGATGAGGACATCATTTTGAACTGCACCTACGATCTTCTGAGATACCTGGGGTATGAAGTCGAGCTCGCCCGGGACGGGGCCGAAGCGGTGGAGTTGTACCAGGAAGCCGTGGGGCTGTCGCGTCCCTTCGATGCCGTTATCATGGACTTGACCGTTCCCGGGGGGGTGGGCGGAGTCGAGGCGATGCAAAGGCTTCGCGAAATCGACCCCAAGGTGAACGCCATCGTTTCGAGCGGCTACTCCAACGATCCCATCATGTCTCAGTACCGTGAATACGGTTTTCGGGGGGTGATCACCAAGCCGTACAAGTTGGAACAGATCGGGGAACTGCTCAAAACAATCGTCCGGCGCAAGTGGGACGCGGTCGAGTAAACTGAGGCGGACCCGGTGCTCGCGATGACGACGGGGCGTGGACACGGGGGGCTCCGCTGCGCGGCCCTTCCGGTTCGGTGGGCTTCTCGATTTCCCGCTCAGACTCCGAGGTACGGCAGCGGGGTTTCCTTCCGGTACACCGTGGCCTGGCACATCGCGATCAACTTTTCGTCCCCGTCGTGGACGCGAATATCGTAGCACGCCGTTTTCCGGGTCCGATTGACCTCCGTGGCCTCGGCGACAAGCACTGCGCCCGCCGAGCTGGCGGCCAGGTAGGTGATGGTCATGCTGAGGGCCACAGCCACCGTGCCGTGAGAATTCGAGGCGGTCTCGAAAGCGGCGTCGGCCAGCGCGAAGACGGCCCCTCCATGGGCCATGCCGCACAGGTTTTCCATCTCCGAAGTGACCTCCATCCTGACCTTCGAATAACCCGCCTCGATCGCGACGAGCCGTATTCCGAGCTTGTTTGCAAAAGGTTCTTCCGACATCCGCCGGACAATCGCTTCTCTCACTGCTTCATCCATCACGGAAAGCCTTTCCTTCACGACGGCAGAAGGTTCATTCACCGCGGGGGTGCGCCCGGATGCCGATGATGAGCCGTGCAGTCCCGCATCACCGGACCGATCGCGCCAGCCCGTCGTATCGCATGGGGTCCCTTTCCCAACCGATCCTACCAGCAGGCGGCTCCGGCGTCAATTTCCACCGCACCAACGACGTTTGCGCCGCGCGGCCCGGCGGGAGCACCGCGACTCTGCCCGGAAAGGGCGCTCCCGTCATTCCGGTGCAGTGCATGAGCCGGGAAGTGCCGTCGCTTCGGCGGATCGGGTCTGTTCCGCGGCGGGTGTTTTGGCTGGCGAAAGATTCATGAGCAGGTTTCGCGGTATAATGTGCTTAAAATTCTCTGTCTGAAAAAAGAATCTGGTTTAATTTTCCATTCCTCCCCGCCTATTGATAGTATTCCTCCATGGGAGCTGCTCTTGAAGTCGTTGCCAAGGCTCTTCTACGACAGCGCTCTCCCCGGGAAACAGGCGGAAATCGCATCTAGCGGTTTCGCAAACATATGATGAGACGGTGGTCCGGAAAGTCACAATGATCCGGGAAGAAAATGCCTCGGATATACAGGCGTTGGGAGATTTGGGAGAATGGTGCTACTACGTCAATCGAGCGACTGATGCAAGCATCCCTGAACTGATACATTAAAATTCTATCAAAATGTGATACAATTTGACTTTATTAGAAATATTCTCAATAATCAAGCCTTATCACAAATGACGGCCACAAGCTGGGCGTTTGGGTAGAGATATTTTGTATTGCAGAGATGTTAATGAAGATGGGGCATCAATACGGAGACTGCTTATGTCAAAGAAACTTTTGGAAATCACGGCGGAAATTGTGCAAGCTCAGGCGACGGTTGGCAAGATGTCTCCAGAGGAGATCGAGCTTACGCTGGTGAGGACGTTTGCCACGCTGCAACGAATGCAGACGGCGGAGGATGGGGGCAAACCGCTGGACCCCGGCGCACCGTGCGAGGATTCCCGACTGGAGGACAGGACCGGGGACAAGGGGGGGCCCATGGATTCGATCCAGGAGAACAAGGTCGTGTGCCTCGAGTGCGGGGTGGAAATGAGGCAACTCACCGCCAAGCACCTTGGATCGCACAACCTGAACCCGCGCGAATACAAACGAAAATGGGGCCTGCCCCTCAAGCAGTCCCTTTCCGCAAAATCGCTGTCGAAGGCCCGAAGCAAGGCCGCCAGGAAGAGAGGGCTGCCCGCCAATCTGGTCAAATTCCAGGAGGAACGGAAGCGCAAGAAGGCGGAAGCCTCCCGGGCAGCAGCGCCACAGGGGCAGAGACCGGGGGAAGGGAAGAAGACGGGAGGTCCCCCGAAGCCGGTTGAATGATTTTCCAATTTCGTCTCAAAAGAGTATACTGTCACCCGGTCGGCATTCCGTGGACGATCTCGAGGCGGTGACTATGTTTTCAGTGAGCGAAATTGTGGATGTTGCCATCCAGCTTGAAAGAAATGGGGAGCGTTTTTATCGCAGGGGCATCGAAATGGTATCGGATGATTCGATGCGCCAACTTCTGAGATGGCTTGCCGACGAAGAGGTGCGGCACAGGGAGCAGTTCGCTGCCATAAAGGCGGGTTTTCTGCGTCGGGAAGAGAGCCGTGCGGAGCGTGTCGGCGGCTCGATCCTGCAGAGTGCCGTTTCGGATCACGCCTTTTCTTTGGATGAGGTCGACTACTCCTCCATCGTCGATGAGGCCATGCTGGTGGACATTGCGATCGGTTTCGAGAAAGACGGCATAACCTTCTACGAGATCATGCAGGGCTTTATCGATGAACCGGAGACTCTGGCGCTTATCAGGGAAATCAGCGATGAGGAGCGCAAACACATCGAGGTACTCACGGAACGTAAAGACGTACTGGAAAGTCGAGCCGTCTGATCGGAGGAATCCCTAATTCAGGAGCTTGTGATGGACAAACCGTTTGATCACTACTGGCAACTCAGATTGAGCGACCTCAAGGAGACTCTGGAGGCCAACAATTTTGAGGTTTTTCTGGCCGACAACAAGGAACAGGCCTGCAAGCTGGTGCTGGAACGAATCATCCCGGGAATCGGGGCGAAGTCGGTTTCCTGGGGAGGATCGATGACGTTCGTTGCCACGGGATTGTACGAAAAGGTAAAGGCTTTGCCCGGGCTTGAAGTGATTGACACGTACGACCGTTCGATTCCACGGGAAGAGGCGACGGAAAGGCGCAGACGGGCGCTGCTGGTGGATCTTTACATCACCGGGACAAACGCCGTGACGGAAACCGGAAAACTGGTGAACCTCGATATGACCGGCAACCGCGTGGCATCGATCATCTTCGGGCCCAGGAACGTGATTCTCCTGATCGGCAGGAACAAGGTGGTTCCGGACCTGGAAGACGCGATGCTTCGCGTCAAGAATTTCACTGCACCCGTTAACGCCATGCGGCTGGATATGCAGACACCCTGCGTCAGCACGTCGTTTTGCGAGGAGTGCAAGAGCCCATCCAGGATCTGCAATACCTGGACGATCACGGAAAAATCGTTTCCCAAGGGGCGGATCAAGATCGTCCTGATCAATGAAGACCTTGGAATCTAGAGTTCCCGGGAGCGAAGCGGCCCGTGCAAGCGCGGAGGATACGAGGCAGGACCCGACACGGCAAAACCACCGGATCCTGCTTTTGCGTTTCGGGGTTGTCGACGATGAAAGGGGCGCCCGGGGAATGCAACGCGTCACCGGGCAGAGGCGATGCCGATGAACCGGTTGCCGCGCGGCCGCTTGGCGCGGCGATCGCCCGCAAGCTCAAGAGACGCGAGGTGTGGTCGTCTGGCCGGCATGCTCGCCCGCTGTCTTTCATATTGGGTTGGCACATCGAGCGCCGGATGGGGTAATGAGTTTCCCTGTTCCGCTGCTCCCATGCGGTTTCCGGGGGCGAGGGGGAAATGGAGCGGTTCGGCCAGGGCGCGCCCTGAGGGTCTTTGCATCCGGCTCGCCGCATGGTTCGTCTCCACCGGGGTTGGGATAGGGTATGGACAAGGGTTCCTGCAATGTCGTCGTCACGGGAGATCTCACGGGGGAAATGGAACCCGAGCAGGCGAAGAACCATCTGTGCAGGTCTTTCGGGTGTGACCGGGCGGTGGCGGACATCCTGGTCGGCGGTCAAGCGGTGGTGATCAAAAAGAATGTGAGTCGCGCCGTCGCCATGCAGTATGCGACCGTCCTGAGGGAAGCCGGTGTGGTGTGCGAGATCGAGGATGCCGCCGAGCTCGAAGCGGAGCCGACTCGTCCCGGCTCCGGTGAGGAACGGCCGGCCGCGCCCGTGGTCGGGACCCCGCCCGTGGTGTGCCCCAATTGCGGGCATGCCGGGTCCTCGCCGGAGGAGTGCGTCAAGTGCGGGATCATCTACGCGCGTTACAGGCAGGCCAAGGTCCCGGAAACCGGTGCCGATGATTCATTCTCCATTTCCACGGGCAAGGGCCGCGAAAAAGGGACACCGTTCAAGCTGCTTCTCCTGCTCGTTGTCCTGGGATTGGGGGTATATTTTATCCGGTTCAAGGGTGAAGTCCGCCATCCCCCCGGGATACTCGTCGATTCCGAGCCGACTCAGATCATCGGCAGAAGCAGTCAATCCTGGGTGAAGGGCACCAAAACCGTCGTTCCACTTGCGCGCTTCAGGATAAAAGCCCGTGTTCTGAGCACCGAGCGGTATCGGTTTGGTGAACAGGCGGAACTCTGTCCGTTGGATCTGGCCCTGGGATGGGGCATCATGTCCGATCAGAGGATGCTGGACAAGCTGGTGATCGCCCAGGGAAACCGTCGTTACGCGCTGGAACCGTTGGACCCCAATGTGAGGCTGCCCTGGGCCGAAATCATGTCCCACAGCTCCAATGTGCACATTATCCCGGCCAACGAGGAAATCGAGGAGGCCGTCTTTCGATTTCGCCCCGGGGACATTGTCGAGCTCCAGGGATACTTGGTCGGCGTGAAGGAAAACGGGCAGTGGGTCTGGTTCAGCTCGCTCAGCAGAACCGACCTGGGCGACGGGGCATGCGAGATTTTCTGGGTGGAGCGCGCGGCGGTTCGATAATGAACGGAACGGCCACGGGTGGAA from Syntrophobacter fumaroxidans MPOB includes these protein-coding regions:
- a CDS encoding methyltransferase domain-containing protein, whose product is MLFSRMDEEDDRVFYERDRLVAHLDSVALRTVESLIGRLVTGPKPAILDLMASWDSHIPDSVQPSKVVGLGLNRNELAHNRTLTEFILHDLNRNPELPFDDDTFDAVINTVSVDYMTRPFEVFAQVGRILKRGGLFLVVFSNRFFPQKATKLWRDSKEGARVVLVKDFFRSVPVFDFPEDFLSAGKPRPKDDKYAHLGIPSDPIYAVYARKKES
- a CDS encoding GreA/GreB family elongation factor is translated as MKVPITRLGYHRLLRELFFLRHVVRPEVIEELQEARTGGIKIENQQYMLARERHMVLQKKIQDLERKLASCEIVVGRKFFFKQAEFGTIVVIQNIETGETQRYQLVGPYESNVVDGKLSIDSPVGRHLVGRREGEEVLVYTPAGVRMYRVVSITL
- a CDS encoding NUDIX hydrolase; this encodes MEEKIKTLSMIFASHFSAQLDVVRLRTGRLTERIKIDHPEAAAVVPFLDAERILMVRQWRYAIGKETLEIPAGKADPGEELEACAARELREETGYEAARILPIFEYYPAIGYSNEVIRLYAASGLRRITGKWDEDEISKVEIVGLDRVQDLILRGLIQDGKTVIGVSLFKARREKGEIPEGFFRD
- the tatA gene encoding twin-arginine translocase TatA/TatE family subunit, producing MFSLPELAVILAVVAVVFGPGKLPDIGKSLGKGIRNFKKATDEESPVPQVPSKTAPAELEAAERIEQRPASNE
- a CDS encoding SagB/ThcOx family dehydrogenase translates to MAEKKMQPIKLSHPRTRGSVSIEEALLKRRSVRSYTGVPLSIEDLSQLLWAAQGMSHPRGYRTAPSAGALYPLELLVAAGRVGALSPGVYRYDPHRHEIVLHREGDRRANLRRASLDQSAVGNAPAVLIFCAVYERTTRKYGERGVRYAMMEAGHAAQNVHLQVVSLGLGTVLIGAFRDDQVKSVLELGGNEEPLYLMPVGK
- the trhA gene encoding PAQR family membrane homeostasis protein TrhA, whose product is MRYKPRELMNGLTHCIAALLAVAGLVVLMLRAVDPPRPLHLLSFFVFGTALILLYLTSTAYHWAQCSVKGLQRLRRLDHIMIFVVIAATYTPICLIPLRGPWGWTLFGGIWALACAGVLMKMVWLQTPRWLSTTVYVAMGWLAVVAVYPLYRALQPAAFAWLVAGGLFYTAGALVYALKKPDPWPRAFGFHELFHVLVVMGSFSHFWVLYEYVVRID
- a CDS encoding PAS domain S-box protein, which codes for MPAWAFRFMPVLTKRSFTDKVQTSVALFRTMKNDTPGGPQWIAPSLEGNAVKVSMESPEDAMSECSSLRERVRELESAENPFRTALEDHDELIVRFRPDFTLVYANQAYCRHLADTEAPCVGGNFLDCVNPADHDRVREEIGSLVPDGPVKTVEHGVLLGGREVRLSRWVYRAMIGERTDVIEYLGMSCVQGERIAHPGPWNEYRFLAEKTGNAAYRLRCDSRTYDHLGPAITRLTGYPLDEFDVSKFSELIEKIEIPGEEDVTPDTLIGFRKEGRTGEYRADYLIRTRLGERKWVRDHSFPWYDESGGLVGSVGILSDVTECKRAEEALQESEERFRNMAGLSPFPIAIVDRNGKIIYLNQRFVDLFGYTASDIPTLWDWFNQACPDPGESRTIIERIRSDLQAASKYEVISHEHRVRCKDGSSREIRFRLVSMENGDKFVTCEDLTEHMKIQEERIKASKLESIGVLAGGIAHDFNNILTAIIGNISLAKLYGGQGGRVSEKLTEAERACMRAKNLTQQLLTFSKGGEPIKKVIDVSDFLHEAVHFVLTGSNVRSVFFLPDDLWPVQCDEGQMGQVINNLIINAKQAMPDGGTIEISAENVILNAGDQALPLKPGRYLRIGVKDYGHGIPEEALTRIFDPYFTTKLKGSGLGLATAYSIIKKHEGYIQVESRVGEGAAFHIYLPVAGWSLREHDKMGDDTLRGRGRVLVMDDEDIILNCTYDLLRYLGYEVELARDGAEAVELYQEAVGLSRPFDAVIMDLTVPGGVGGVEAMQRLREIDPKVNAIVSSGYSNDPIMSQYREYGFRGVITKPYKLEQIGELLKTIVRRKWDAVE
- a CDS encoding hotdog fold thioesterase, translating into MDEAVREAIVRRMSEEPFANKLGIRLVAIEAGYSKVRMEVTSEMENLCGMAHGGAVFALADAAFETASNSHGTVAVALSMTITYLAASSAGAVLVAEATEVNRTRKTACYDIRVHDGDEKLIAMCQATVYRKETPLPYLGV
- a CDS encoding MucR family transcriptional regulator yields the protein MSKKLLEITAEIVQAQATVGKMSPEEIELTLVRTFATLQRMQTAEDGGKPLDPGAPCEDSRLEDRTGDKGGPMDSIQENKVVCLECGVEMRQLTAKHLGSHNLNPREYKRKWGLPLKQSLSAKSLSKARSKAARKRGLPANLVKFQEERKRKKAEASRAAAPQGQRPGEGKKTGGPPKPVE
- a CDS encoding ferritin-like domain-containing protein gives rise to the protein MFSVSEIVDVAIQLERNGERFYRRGIEMVSDDSMRQLLRWLADEEVRHREQFAAIKAGFLRREESRAERVGGSILQSAVSDHAFSLDEVDYSSIVDEAMLVDIAIGFEKDGITFYEIMQGFIDEPETLALIREISDEERKHIEVLTERKDVLESRAV
- a CDS encoding lactate utilization protein, whose protein sequence is MDKPFDHYWQLRLSDLKETLEANNFEVFLADNKEQACKLVLERIIPGIGAKSVSWGGSMTFVATGLYEKVKALPGLEVIDTYDRSIPREEATERRRRALLVDLYITGTNAVTETGKLVNLDMTGNRVASIIFGPRNVILLIGRNKVVPDLEDAMLRVKNFTAPVNAMRLDMQTPCVSTSFCEECKSPSRICNTWTITEKSFPKGRIKIVLINEDLGI